A single genomic interval of Pyrobaculum arsenaticum DSM 13514 harbors:
- a CDS encoding NifB/NifX family molybdenum-iron cluster-binding protein, which yields MELKIAVAVDKDGVVFPGHFAHAPLYRIYKYSNGRLELVEERRNPLGDVPDLDHGHHVSRLNTDFEGESPEAPPAHGLPKYQWLRSRVLPDVSVVIAGGACQTSYRYFTSEGVKLLFTDPVDVETLEAYVTQNREEFEQALRE from the coding sequence ATGGAATTGAAAATTGCAGTGGCGGTGGATAAGGACGGCGTAGTTTTCCCCGGGCACTTCGCACACGCCCCGTTATACAGGATTTACAAATATAGCAACGGCCGTCTTGAACTGGTGGAGGAGAGGAGAAACCCGTTGGGGGACGTGCCAGATCTAGATCATGGTCACCACGTATCTAGGCTCAATACAGACTTCGAGGGGGAGTCGCCGGAGGCGCCGCCGGCGCATGGATTGCCCAAATACCAGTGGCTTAGGAGCCGAGTGCTACCAGACGTCTCAGTGGTAATAGCAGGTGGGGCGTGCCAGACCAGCTACAGGTACTTCACCTCAGAGGGCGTCAAACTACTATTCACAGACCCTGTAGACGTGGAAACGCTTGAAGCATACGTGACCCAGAATAGGGAAGAGTTCGAACAGGCATTGAGGGAGTAG
- a CDS encoding ZIP family metal transporter produces the protein MAGFQLASSADAVFPLALGFLAGITVLMGLLFMLAFRGRLSETKVAFLQAVAGGVLAYLAMETGHSAAEYVEELAKWETAGEFLIATVVTTAAMMVTLAVLSYVEQNISTLRGLRPSFLVATIIAVAFGVHNVGEGFAIAAALMGGYVAQAYLFAIGFAVHNFTEGFGIAGPVIADRGLKPRLSTLTLLSLLAGLPVVLGVAVYYAGVNSGLFISTLNTSATASIVYAMLHVNLSAMGRLGGVKSLRFWSAIVTGVAVAFLTESIILFSGVH, from the coding sequence ATGGCTGGTTTCCAGTTGGCCAGCTCGGCTGACGCCGTGTTTCCCTTAGCGTTAGGGTTTTTAGCCGGTATAACTGTGTTAATGGGTCTTTTATTCATGTTAGCTTTTAGAGGCCGCCTCAGCGAAACCAAGGTGGCGTTTTTGCAGGCGGTTGCAGGCGGCGTTTTGGCCTACTTGGCCATGGAGACGGGCCACAGCGCAGCTGAGTATGTGGAAGAGCTGGCCAAGTGGGAGACCGCCGGCGAATTCCTAATTGCCACCGTGGTGACTACTGCGGCCATGATGGTCACTCTCGCCGTGCTTTCCTATGTGGAACAAAATATCTCAACGTTGAGGGGCTTAAGGCCTTCGTTTCTCGTGGCGACTATAATTGCCGTGGCGTTTGGAGTCCACAACGTGGGTGAGGGCTTTGCAATTGCAGCTGCCCTCATGGGCGGATATGTCGCCCAGGCATATCTGTTTGCTATCGGCTTTGCCGTGCACAACTTCACGGAGGGGTTCGGAATAGCAGGGCCCGTAATAGCCGACAGAGGGCTAAAACCGAGGCTCAGCACCCTCACCCTCCTAAGCCTTCTAGCCGGTCTGCCGGTAGTGCTAGGGGTGGCGGTGTACTACGCAGGTGTGAACAGCGGGCTTTTCATATCAACTCTAAACACCTCCGCAACGGCGTCTATTGTCTATGCGATGCTCCACGTAAATCTCTCCGCCATGGGTAGGCTAGGCGGTGTGAAAAGCCTTCGCTTCTGGTCTGCAATCGTCACCGGCGTCGCCGTTGCGTTTTTAACAGAAAGCATAATTCTATTCTCCGGCGTACATTAG
- a CDS encoding peroxiredoxin — translation MPLPVGTKAPDFELLNEDLKPVRLSEVLKRGKPVVLLFFPGAFTSVCTKELCTFRDKMALLNKTNAEVLAISVDSPFALKAFKEANRLNFPLLSDYNRVVIGMYDVVQANLLGLPLYHLAKRAVYIIDKEGVIRYVWYSDDPRNEPPYDEVIKEAEKIGQS, via the coding sequence ATGCCACTGCCGGTGGGAACAAAAGCTCCGGACTTCGAGCTACTTAACGAGGATTTGAAGCCGGTGAGGTTGTCCGAGGTGCTTAAGAGAGGAAAGCCCGTGGTGTTGCTGTTCTTCCCGGGAGCGTTTACCTCGGTCTGCACCAAGGAGTTGTGCACGTTTAGGGACAAAATGGCGCTTCTCAACAAGACCAACGCCGAGGTCTTGGCCATATCTGTGGACAGCCCCTTCGCGCTCAAGGCCTTCAAAGAGGCGAACCGCCTCAACTTCCCGTTGCTGTCGGACTACAACAGGGTAGTGATAGGCATGTACGACGTGGTGCAAGCCAACCTCTTGGGCCTGCCGCTCTACCACTTGGCGAAGAGGGCTGTCTACATAATCGATAAAGAGGGGGTTATCCGCTACGTCTGGTACTCGGACGATCCTAGAAACGAGCCTCCGTACGACGAGGTGATAAAAGAGGCGGAGAAGATCGGGCAGTCGTAA